aattgactGTTATTTTACAAATTTCTCATTGAGACAAAGGGTCTGATTGTGATCTTTGGAGAGGGAAAAAAGATGAATTATtggtttttaaattataaacctcTACAAATCTTTGACATGAGTGGTTGATAATATTTATAGAGTTCCATAGAAGTCATTGAAGATTTATAACACTAGATTTTCATAGAGTACGCAAAATTTTTGATTGAATACttctaaacttttaaaattcacaaaatttttaaaaatcattaaatctATTACATTGGATACATCTATgttaaaacataaaaaattcaTTAAAAGTAATTGAATAACATAAATTGAGTCCGACCTCATGAGTATTAGGTACCATTTAAGAAAATCAAAGTTGACTTTTGTTTTTCTAGACTAGGCACCTAACATAAATTcatcaatgaaataaatttCTGCAAATCattaatgacaaaaacttgtgtgagacgttctcatgagtcgtatttgttagatgaatctcttatttgggtcacacatgaaaaagtattattttttatgttaagagtattactttttattgtgaatatgagcatgaatgatccgtctcacagattatgatccgtgaaatGGTCTCATATGAGATTCACTCATCCTCAATTTAGTTAGTGGTTAGATTGATAAATTTGAGACGATATTTTCAATTCCATCGACTTTCTTCTTGGTAGGAGAAAATTGAATTTTCGCAAATAGATAAAAATCCACTCTACAATAAATTATACAATTTTAACAATAATTATGAAAATGTACGTGCAACACGTGTTTCAATGTACACGTGTATGCACGTAAATGTGCAAATCACATTAAgaaaaacatagaaaaggaaCACGTGAAAATGGATTGGATGATTCAACACGCGCATGTCAAAAATTAAATGACGGCTAAGTCAAATTGCTTTTTCAACCCTTTGACATAACTTGCCCAATATAGATAGCCACACGTACGTATAATATCAGTTTCACACTCGTTCATTTCTCCAATTTTCATTTGAAACCAAAATGACGCGGTCTTTTGATATAGtgacataatattttttttcgatTTATTTTACGCTAATTTTCTACTTTATAAACATGCAATCGAAATATTGTCACGACAACGCGCAAAATTTTCGAGGGTCGTCTAAGGATAACATGAAGAAGAAATTCTAAGCTTTTAGATCGCGCGTGGATAATTAATTATACAAAGGATTAACTAGAGGTTGAAATAAATTAAGATGGTCACGGTACAATAATTTTAGGGAAATTCGTTGGGCACATTAaatagattttaaaaaaatgagacATCCATTACTTACTTACCCGGAAATTACTTAATACACACACTTAATTTGTTAAGAAAATGGAAGTAGTTTAATTTTAGTGAAATACTACTTACGTACTTTATACTATATAAATGATTTCAGAGAGGAGGAGACGTGCAGGATTCATATATTATCACCGACAGATCTGGTAgggaaatattatattatatatatatatatatgtgtgtgtgtgtgtgtgtgtgtgtgtgtgtgtgtgaaactTGTGAAGATTATGGATATTAATCATGACAAATTAATGGAATTTTCTTACTTGTACTAAGTCAAATCATTGTCGTTAaactataataatttttttttctgggAGAGTAGAATCACCTCTGAATAAAGGAAAGTAGGGATCGAGTCCatgtaatgaattaaaataagCTTTATTAATATATTTCCCGATTTTCCTGTGGAAATAGGTGGCAACATTTACAGggaaaatttattttgttattttagctTCTTATCTTACgatatcaaatttcaattttagttatcatatttgtttttttttttttcagttttaATTAGGGATGGAACTTTCCTCACAGATTTGAGGCTCTGCGGGAAAACCCGTAACGGGTATGATgatccccgattttttcgggtttgggttcGGGCTCagagatttttttaaatccccgatGTAATTCGGGACGGGTATGAGATTACTATCCCCGAAATCCGCGAATCCCGTCCCgaaattaatatcaataataaaataatagtattattaatattaataatacaataataatattattttttaaaatattaataatcttattattattaatattgatattaatattactattatctctaataataatagataataataacttttggtttgagaaaatcaTCGAATTCATCATCGTCttgccatattaatatttttgaaactgggatggggacggggatggtaagttgatccccgaagtttcgggtttggggattTCTCGAACCCGAAAAAACGGGAATCGGGGCGGGGATGGAGTGGGGATAGaattcggggatggggatggtAATGGCAAACCTCGCCCCCGCCCAATGTCATCCCTAGTTTTAGTCTTTTGTATGTAACAACAACACACACTAGTTTTACTCGGTGTGTGATGTTCGAGTTATGGGCTCGTTCAACCTGTCAGCATTCATGAGTCGCTCATTCAACTGTCCCTCGGAGACAGGGTTCGATATGAAGGGAACTACTGAGGTGGGCGTCATTGACTTGGAGATTCTCGTTCTTCTGTCTTAACCCTGACCTTATTCAGAGAGACTCTTCAACAGCACATTTTCACACCCATCATCTTAGCTATGTTCCGAATGTCTGGTCATTGATAATCTTCCTCGtatcttttttcttttcagGTTATTCACTAATATGAAACTTAGCACTCTTTATTGTTGACTTTCTAGGTAGTCCAGTCTTTACAACACTCGATCTAATATTGATGATGTGATACTGGTGTGGATAGCGATGCGACGTTGATGTTGCACTGGTATGCATGCATGACAACAGCGTATGTAATGTCACATCAACAGTCTTgataaaaataactaaaaattaaaaaatacatgACTAAAACTGAATTTGACTACATTAAGTATCAAAATCATAAATAGGTAAATATATAAGaccaaaaaatataaatttcccaagaatatatatattatattatgagGAAGCAAACCATTTTCACCAAAATGTCATAGTTCATTCGATATGTCCAAAAACTTGAAACTAATGTGTGCATCTTATTTTTGTGCAAAAGAATTTTGGCTCATCTtcattgaattaaatgaattgatgaGCTTCAACTAGCAAAGGCCAATGCCCGAGATTGCCACCTTCCCTGAATAATTTGGAAGGCGACTTCGTAACAAATTATGAATGAATGTGCTatctatatcaaaactatactaTACAGTCAGGAACTTGCTAGCTAGCTTTTGGCTGTATCGATCCGTCTAAACAAACGCCGTCGCTTCTCCTGATGTTTGCTCTACAACCCTCTTGGCTGTGGCTCTCAAAGGGCAATTTGAACTAACAAAATTGTCTACTAAATGGAGATATGTCTTTAGATCGTGACAGGTGGCCACGTTTCCATTGCTCAGATTGGGACAATCTCTGCTACTAAGTCTGAGTTCTTTGCCTATTTCTGCGTACACCCATTGCGTGTCCTCCATGCGTTTTTGTAGCCAGTTTGATAGCCCAGAGGCCACGTCCATGCCCCCGTTCCTCGTTCTTTGCGGCGTGTTCTCCTCAAGAACGAAGCCGGGGACTTTAGTGATGGGATCATCAGAATTCACGATTCTTAGTACTTTTGTGCCGTTTCTTTCTAGTTGGCGACGGAAGTTTTTGTTCCCGATTCTCGGGCCGCCGAACGAAACCACTGTCACTAGAGGTGCATGTTTGAATGTTGTGTTGATGTCATGAGCCGTTAGTGTCGCCAATGCTGCTCCGAGGCTGTGGCCAGTTACAGTAATACTTAGGGGTTCATCAGCATATTTTTGTAGGATTTTGTTTATCTCCTCTCTGATTGAGTCCTGTAAGCTAGGGCGACCCCCCGCGCTCGATGTGTACAAGCTCAAAAATCCACTTTGTACCATCGACTCGCAGTTTTCCGGCGCCATATCGCAAGGCAAGCAAGTCAATGTGGCACGTAAATTCTCGAGCCACTCCATGCACGTTGCGGTACCCCGATAGGCGATCACAACGTCGCGTCTCCCTAACCTAGCGATCTCGGCCTTATCGTTACACACCGCCACGTAGCCGATCCAGCTCGACTGGGTCGACACCCAACCCGGTATCCTCTCGGTCCAGTTAGGCAAGTTCACCCCACAAGTGGCATGCAGACTCTTGGTCACTCTATACCCAGCCACACCAGCTCCGCAATCACTCAGCATCGTACGCTTGGGGTAACGGCACGTCGCATAAACCGGCGACGATGTGTCGAACTCGAAACATCGATAAGCCGCTTCCACGAACTCCCCGTACCGAAGAATCTCGTCCCTCAACCCGTCATCTAAAGGATCCAGCAAACCCTCCCAATTCTTGATCCCTTGAAACTCCATCCACTTATCCTTAATCCTCTTAGCATTCGAAGCGAGACATTGGTCCTCAACATTCCCTTGTGAATTCCAAGAACTGTTAGCCTTCAAACTCAAATTAGTACCAACTTTCCGTGCGCTTGAGATCACTGCGCACAGCTGTTCGAACTAAACAGACTACTGTTCGAACCCTGTAACAGAGAATTACTACAAGGCCTGAAAGCCCCAGTCGCAAGCTTCATATCACGCAATATTTCGCGCTGAAACTGTGTCTGGATGATATAGTTTATTGAGGTATTGGCTGTGTGTAGTTCAATTGTTTttgttctgattcaggcttctGAGTTAAGAAGCGCAGCTAGGATTACTGAATGTTTTTGGCTGCGCTTAGGATGTGAATTTATAGTCCGAGGAGAATTGATTTCGTAGAGAAAATCAAAGGTGAAGGGGGGAGGAAAGGATGGATGGGTGGGACGGTGTTGCGTTCGCGTGATGGTGATAGTTTGGTAATTAATTTTGTGTGGGGACGttcaatatatatacacatatatatatgtatgtatatatatttatttatttatattcatACTCCATCGAGCTCACTTTCTAGCTGCctcctaaaaaaataaaaaacatctGATAATTTCCATAGATTTATCGCACACtcaataaaaataagaaaatttatATTCAATAAGAAAAATTGATCTGATCCATATAtatgtaataaaaaataatattttagtcataaaatataatatttttaattaatgagATTGCGTTCAATATCTATATGTTCGATTAGAAGTAAATACCATATCAAATCGAATATTTTCattcttctttatttttaattggaCTCGAATTTTAATTTGGTCCTGCTCGGAAATTAGACCGAGTTTTGGAAAACGAATTACAGGTGAACTTGAATGTGATAAAACGAACTAACCTTAATTAATTTGTTTAGTTTGTTCAACACATTATAGGAAGAAACATTATTAAACGACACatcaaataaaacaaatttgaaTCTAAAGTCAATTCAAGAATATGTATCTATTTaaactaatttaaatttaaaaatatataatatcgatcGGTCGCCGTTTTATAATAAAGTGCACGTTTCAGTTGacttttttaacaaattaattatTGCATCACAACAATCCCTACTCAATAATCGTATTTTTTTCCATCAGTAAAAATCGAACTCGTGATTTTAACTATAATACTTTAAACTCTACATCAGTTTAAACGTCACGTTTAATTGAGTGCACGCCACAAAACAGACATATGATATTCAAAGCCAACGATTTGGGAAGATGGTTTGACGAATTTGACATTGGctcattatttattaaattaaataaaaacattatgGCATTTAATAAAcgagaaaatttgaaatattccGTCCACAATTTTAGGCACGTGCCATTCACAGACGCGCCTCAGAGTAAAGACCGCAgcgtttctttttctttaaccGGCCTTTTCGACTCCTCCTTTTGGTCTTGAAAAATTAACTACATTTTAAATCTGTGCCAGCACAATTTTGACTATGATTACATCACACAACTTTTCCTAGtcctttttttttccttcatcCCGGCGTAAATATCCTATTAgtttttaattcaaaatttaaattctgGGTAATTACTACTTTTCTTGATAGATATCAAAGAAATTGTTGCAACGGATGCGCGGCGACTGAAATTGTGATGTTTTGTACGTAACGTATGCCAGAATTTTTTTAAGAACGTATTAGGATTGAGGTATTTGAAattacagatctatgttgatgtgTGCTTTATTTCATGACTATTTGTCTGAAATGGTATAAATAATCGACATTTTGAAGACTGTTGAAGAGATTTATGTGAGCAAGTGAAATGAGTTTTGGCAAATTAACCTATTTAATTTCATGAGCTATAAAAGCATCTGACAAAAAAATCACATTCGGAATTTTTAATTCGATGATTTTATATACTTTAAATTTGTTCATTTTTTAAGAATAAGGTTGATATTCAATATAATGATTAGTTTGTATAAACACAGTTTatccaattaatttttttgagtGAGAATGTACTTGCTTATGACGCATAATCGAACACCCAAGTCAAACACTACTTGATCTattgaaaaattatatatatatatatatatatatatatatatatatatatatatataaacattatatatatattaacattatatatattaaaataatattatatatattaacaaataaatatattgtgtttattgaa
This region of Primulina eburnea isolate SZY01 chromosome 14, ASM2296580v1, whole genome shotgun sequence genomic DNA includes:
- the LOC140812373 gene encoding phospholipase A(1) DAD1, chloroplastic-like, coding for MEFQGIKNWEGLLDPLDDGLRDEILRYGEFVEAAYRCFEFDTSSPVYATCRYPKRTMLSDCGAGVAGYRVTKSLHATCGVNLPNWTERIPGWVSTQSSWIGYVAVCNDKAEIARLGRRDVVIAYRGTATCMEWLENLRATLTCLPCDMAPENCESMVQSGFLSLYTSSAGGRPSLQDSIREEINKILQKYADEPLSITVTGHSLGAALATLTAHDINTTFKHAPLVTVVSFGGPRIGNKNFRRQLERNGTKVLRIVNSDDPITKVPGFVLEENTPQRTRNGGMDVASGLSNWLQKRMEDTQWVYAEIGKELRLSSRDCPNLSNGNVATCHDLKTYLHLVDNFVSSNCPLRATAKRVVEQTSGEATAFV